The following are encoded together in the Labrus mixtus chromosome 2, fLabMix1.1, whole genome shotgun sequence genome:
- the arhgap19 gene encoding rho GTPase-activating protein 19 isoform X1 encodes MAAGTDVDENTKNTRGTVNSMVTNIEESPGGSRAGRPPVIFNPDFFVEKLRHENPDVFLELVLSNITRLIDLPGTEFAQLLGEEGPKTPTSGNGGFFRSFNFLKRKDKGVVFGTPLTESCIAQIYQLIEYLSKNLHVEGLFRVPGNSVRQQTLKELLNSGTDVDLDSGDFHPNDVATLLKTFLGELPEPLLTHRHFHAHLKIADMTLFDEQGNKTTIPNKERQIEALQLLFLLLPQANRSLLKLLLDLLYYTAKQQDKNKMSAFNLALMFAPHVLWPRHMTAGDLKDNLKKLNNSMAFLIKHSQKLFKAPIYLRDYAKVHFTGTKALQTKDDLELLAAGSCIAQRRGLPLKRSAVPMGPCSQEQCQSPAQQYTEEALKELFRHVHHNMPDSAKKKKLVRQLVKQTTSETPTNEKQHGPPAPSKKHPRSRSFGGLIKRKARGEQLTVEGRVRHISPDTVTRTRRKTGKENVILQAVNSPLNGPVLGKAGLVVKNPDFTFYKDKALKVSKQESPSVTRTYFSPA; translated from the exons AGGAACAGTGAACAGTATGGTGACCAATATAGAAGAATCACCAGGGGGCTCCCGAGCTGGCCGACCACCAGTCATCTTCAACCCAGACTTTTTTGTTGAGAAACTCCGCCATGAGAACCCTGACGTTTTCCTGGAGCTGGTGTTAAGTAACATCACTCGGCTCATTGACCTTCCTGGTACAGAGTTTGCTCAGCTCCTTGGTGAGGAGGGTCCGAAGACGCCAACCAGTGGAAATGGAGGCTTTTTTCGCTCTTTCAACTTCCTCAAACGTAAAG atAAAGGTGTTGTGTTTGGAACCCCTCTGACAGAGAGCTGCATCGCCCAGATCTACCAGCTCATAGAGTACCTCAGCAAAA ATCTGCATGTGGAGGGCTTGTTCCGGGTGCCAGGGAACAGTGTTCGGCAGCAGACTTTGAAGGAGCTCCTCAACAGCGGGACTGATGTCGACCTGGATTCTGGAGACTTTCACCCCAACGACGTGGCCACACTGTTAAAAACGTTCCTAGGAGAGCTGCCGGAGCCcctgctcacacacagacacttccACGCACACCTTAAGATTGCAG ATATGACCCTGTTTGATGAACAAGGCAACAAGACTACAATTCCCAACAAGGAGCGACAGATAGAGGCCCTTCAGCTTCTCTTCCTGCTCTTACCTCAGGCCAACCGCTCACTGCTCAAGCTGCTGCTGGATCTGCTCTACTACACGGCCAAGCAGCAGGACAAGAACAAGATGTCGGCCTTCAACCTGGCGCTCATGTTTGCCCCCCACGTCCTCTGGCCCAGACAT ATGACGGCCGGTGACCTGAAGGACAATCTGAAGAAACTAAATAACAGCATGGCCTTCCTCATCAAACACTCACAAAAACTCTTCAAG GCTCCAATCTACCTGCGGGATTACGCTAAAGTTCACTTCACTGGGACCAAGGCTCTGCAGACCAAA GATGATCTGGAGCTTTTGGCGGCGGGCAGCTGTATTGCTCAGCGGAGAGGGTTGCCTCTGAAGAGGTCAGCTGTTCCCATGGGCCCCTGCTCTCAGGAGCAGTGTCAATCACCGGCTCAACAGTACACGGAGGAAGCCCTGAAGGAGCTCTTCAGACACGTCCACCACAACATGCCTGACTCggccaagaagaagaagctcgTCAGACAG TTAGTCAAACAGACGACCTCGGAGACACCTACTAATGAGAAACAGCATGGCCCCCCAGCCCCCAGCAAGAAACATCCCCGCTCGCGATCCTTTGGTGGACTAATTAAG CGCAAAGCTCGTGGTGAGCAGCTGACTGTAGAGGGACGGGTAAGACACATCTCCCCCGATACCGTCACAAGAACCAGAAGGAAAACTGGCAAAGAGAATGTCATCCTGCAAGCT gtgAACAGCCCACTGAATGGTCCTGTGTTGGGAAAGGCAGGGCTGGTTGTAAAAAACCCAGATTTTACTTTCTATAAGGACAAAGCTCTGAAGGTTTCTAAG CAGGAATCTCCTTCTGTTACCAGGACATATTTCTCTCCTGCTTAG
- the arhgap19 gene encoding rho GTPase-activating protein 19 isoform X2: protein MAAGTDVDENTKNTRGTVNSMVTNIEESPGGSRAGRPPVIFNPDFFVEKLRHENPDVFLELVLSNITRLIDLPGTEFAQLLGEEGPKTPTSGNGGFFRSFNFLKRKDKGVVFGTPLTESCIAQIYQLIEYLSKNLHVEGLFRVPGNSVRQQTLKELLNSGTDVDLDSGDFHPNDVATLLKTFLGELPEPLLTHRHFHAHLKIADMTLFDEQGNKTTIPNKERQIEALQLLFLLLPQANRSLLKLLLDLLYYTAKQQDKNKMSAFNLALMFAPHVLWPRHMTAGDLKDNLKKLNNSMAFLIKHSQKLFKAPIYLRDYAKVHFTGTKALQTKDDLELLAAGSCIAQRRGLPLKRSAVPMGPCSQEQCQSPAQQYTEEALKELFRHVHHNMPDSAKKKKLVRQLVKQTTSETPTNEKQHGPPAPSKKHPRSRSFGGLIKRKARGEQLTVEGRVRHISPDTVTRTRRKTGKENVILQAVNSPLNGPVLGKAGLVVKNPDFTFYKDKALKVSKESPSVTRTYFSPA, encoded by the exons AGGAACAGTGAACAGTATGGTGACCAATATAGAAGAATCACCAGGGGGCTCCCGAGCTGGCCGACCACCAGTCATCTTCAACCCAGACTTTTTTGTTGAGAAACTCCGCCATGAGAACCCTGACGTTTTCCTGGAGCTGGTGTTAAGTAACATCACTCGGCTCATTGACCTTCCTGGTACAGAGTTTGCTCAGCTCCTTGGTGAGGAGGGTCCGAAGACGCCAACCAGTGGAAATGGAGGCTTTTTTCGCTCTTTCAACTTCCTCAAACGTAAAG atAAAGGTGTTGTGTTTGGAACCCCTCTGACAGAGAGCTGCATCGCCCAGATCTACCAGCTCATAGAGTACCTCAGCAAAA ATCTGCATGTGGAGGGCTTGTTCCGGGTGCCAGGGAACAGTGTTCGGCAGCAGACTTTGAAGGAGCTCCTCAACAGCGGGACTGATGTCGACCTGGATTCTGGAGACTTTCACCCCAACGACGTGGCCACACTGTTAAAAACGTTCCTAGGAGAGCTGCCGGAGCCcctgctcacacacagacacttccACGCACACCTTAAGATTGCAG ATATGACCCTGTTTGATGAACAAGGCAACAAGACTACAATTCCCAACAAGGAGCGACAGATAGAGGCCCTTCAGCTTCTCTTCCTGCTCTTACCTCAGGCCAACCGCTCACTGCTCAAGCTGCTGCTGGATCTGCTCTACTACACGGCCAAGCAGCAGGACAAGAACAAGATGTCGGCCTTCAACCTGGCGCTCATGTTTGCCCCCCACGTCCTCTGGCCCAGACAT ATGACGGCCGGTGACCTGAAGGACAATCTGAAGAAACTAAATAACAGCATGGCCTTCCTCATCAAACACTCACAAAAACTCTTCAAG GCTCCAATCTACCTGCGGGATTACGCTAAAGTTCACTTCACTGGGACCAAGGCTCTGCAGACCAAA GATGATCTGGAGCTTTTGGCGGCGGGCAGCTGTATTGCTCAGCGGAGAGGGTTGCCTCTGAAGAGGTCAGCTGTTCCCATGGGCCCCTGCTCTCAGGAGCAGTGTCAATCACCGGCTCAACAGTACACGGAGGAAGCCCTGAAGGAGCTCTTCAGACACGTCCACCACAACATGCCTGACTCggccaagaagaagaagctcgTCAGACAG TTAGTCAAACAGACGACCTCGGAGACACCTACTAATGAGAAACAGCATGGCCCCCCAGCCCCCAGCAAGAAACATCCCCGCTCGCGATCCTTTGGTGGACTAATTAAG CGCAAAGCTCGTGGTGAGCAGCTGACTGTAGAGGGACGGGTAAGACACATCTCCCCCGATACCGTCACAAGAACCAGAAGGAAAACTGGCAAAGAGAATGTCATCCTGCAAGCT gtgAACAGCCCACTGAATGGTCCTGTGTTGGGAAAGGCAGGGCTGGTTGTAAAAAACCCAGATTTTACTTTCTATAAGGACAAAGCTCTGAAGGTTTCTAAG GAATCTCCTTCTGTTACCAGGACATATTTCTCTCCTGCTTAG